In Corylus avellana chromosome ca8, CavTom2PMs-1.0, the genomic stretch GCCTTGCACCTGCTTCTGATTCCTGTAACTGACTGACCTCGCCTTTGCTTTGAGGCTCCTGTACTGTTGTGTTCTGATCAGAAGGCAGCTCAGTAGTTGGTCGCCTTAATTGGGAAACAAGCAGATCTTCAAGGCCATGCAACACTACACTTGCATTTGATCCACCACTTTGCTGGTTATCATCTAGCCACAAGTTCAAGCGGTGTCCATGGCGTCCATTCCTCAGGGATCGGAAAATAGAATCCAACCGTGATGAGGTGCTCTCCAAGTTCCTATCTGAAAGGACGATGTCTCGAGCATTCTCTGCAACAGTAGGTTCCAGCATCAGAGGCAATAAACTCAAATTTAACATAAGAGGAAAAACATAAGCCCAAAAAGAATTCAAGATATAAAAGAACCATTCACAGAAGGAGCTTACCTGATTGCCGAGGAGAAGCAGAGTGCATTGAGGATGAAGGTCCCAGTAGAAGAGGATGCCTAGATGGAGTAACATTATCCCCAGTTCTACCCAAGAGACTGTAGATAGAAGTCGTACGCCCTTCACGCCTAGAACCAAAAACTTCAACTGGCATCACATGGAGAGTTTCATTAGAAAAACTATTTTCTCTACCAAAAACCTCAATATGGTCTAAAACATTTATTCCATTTATGCCCTCTTCCAGCCTCAGTATTACTCCATCCTCATCATCCTCgtcatcctcttcttcttcctccattATTTCTTcatcaaaatcatcatcatcgaTCTCATGATCATCTTGATCTGTGTCAGGATGGGGCAGATGGTGGACTTCATCTTCTTCCAGATCATTATGCTCCTCatcatcctcatcttcatcttcatctacTTCATCCCCATCATCGCCAGACAtctcctcatcatcatcttcatcaagaTTTTCTTGCCCATGGCGCTGGATTTCAAATTGTATTCCCACAGTATCAATTCCATTTTCAACACCCCTCACATCATCAGAAGTTTCATGCATATAGTCATCCCCAGCAGTAGGACCAAAACCTCCATCAAGATCTTGGTCGTGTTCCATGTCATCTGTAACAGCCTCAGAGCCACCATAAGTTTGGACAGGATTATAAGACTCAACGTTGTCAGCTGGCACAGAATCATGATTGAATTGAGTTGCTGTTTCCATGGACTGAGATATGTCACCCGTATTATCCCTTCTTACAGTTTGAGTAAGATCCGGAGGTTTTGTTGAATTATCACCCTTCCCTACATTAGAATCAGCAGAATGGATATGCTCCTTGGTTACCAACTCCAGAGCTTTAATTACACCTGTAACAACTTTAGGTGAGTCAGCATGGTCCAGGTCCAACACTTGGAGAGTTCGAGTCAAGGACCTAAGCAGACCAACATCTATAAAAGTGGCAGAAGCTTCTGCTAAGATGTATGAACCAGTAGGTGTACGACCACCCAGCACATCATTAAGCAGATCAACAAAAGCTGGTATATTGTTTCCTGGTGGGCTAAAACCATTACATGAATCAACGAAGtcattaaatatattattgatCTCTGTTAAAACCCTCCTCCTTGCCTCTGTGGAGCGGACGCAAGATGCCACCAAAAACTGGCTAGCCCTGGTTGCTAATTTATGCCTCCAATCAGTATCTAATTTCTTGTCCTTTTTTAAACTCTTGGAATATAAAAGAAACTTGTGAAGAATGTGATGAAATATTCCACCAGGGCATACACCAGTGGGAGCCTTTTCTAGAGCAGCCCTGCAACTACCAACTTCGGCATCCTTCCGAAGCAAAATGTGAACTGATGAAGCATACATCAAGAGAATCTCTGTCAAAAGCTTCAATATAAATACAATCTTTGCAAGTGATGCAGAAGCTTCATCACCAACAGCTTCGTTCTCTTCAGAAATGGTGGCGACAGCTTTTCCTTTCCCCTTGATCGCAGCAACATCAATATCCATGTCAGTTGATGACGGAGTATCAAGGACATCTGTAACCACATCATCTTTCAAGGGAGGGATAAAAGTACAAACAGAATCCAACAGAAGCTCAATCACATTTATAAAGCTCTGAGGAGATTTTCGATGGACTTTGAAACCCTTTGAATTCAAATCATGGGATTTTCCATGCCCATTCCCAGAAGCAACTGAATTCACATTACCCAAAGCAACTTTCCCATCAGTAGTttgtgccttttctttttccaatgatttctccttctccttctctttctctttgcaCTTATCTTTGTCACGATCTTTCAGCAAGACAATATAGGGCCTTTCGGGCCTTTCACCTACCATCTCGACTTGGCACACAGACTGAGCAGCCTGCATAAAGACCACTGGATCCCGTGAAATGACAGAATTTAAATTGGACAGGAAGTTTCGGGGAGTGACCCTTCCATTCGAATGTCTATTGGGGGCAGCCAAGAAACTGTGCCTTATCTCAGATTCCATCGCTTGCTGGAGAGTTTGGGGATCTTCAAGAACATGACGAATAATATTGGCAGCCAGGTTATCATACCCAGGGAATAGGCTAGTTGTTGGCAAAGAAAGCAGTAAACTTAATCCCCCAGCATCAAGAAAACTGACAGCAACGGAATGAGTCCTGGTGAGAGTGGAGCATAGTTGGAGAACAGCATGCATTGTCTCAGAGGGAAGCTGGTTCCTGATACAGCTACAAGCAATCTCGATAAGTCTCTTCTGCTCATTTATATCTGTGTGCTTTGGAACTAAACCCAATGCAGACTGCAGCCTGGTTTGCTTGTCCTCATCAATGCAGATAGACGTCTGCTGGCTATTAACATCATCCTGCTTCAACTGCTCTACAATTTCAGAATTCAATTTTCGATCCACCTGCAAAAGCCGGTCAATAGCAAGAAAAGCAGTTGTTACCCACATAGGAACCTGGCATTTCTCTGGAACCGGTCCAGAACACCATTGCAAAAGTAGATCTGAGGCAACAGCAACCAGACCATTCTTAGTGGCAACTTCTCGTGACCCTTCATCTTCGTGAAGAATTAGAGCAAGAACATGGAAAAGAGCTGACAGCGTGGCACAATTTCCACTTTCATAAATTGACTTACAATCCTTCAGTCGATCAACGAGAAAGGAGATGACGTTAGACCTATATTGTCCATCATTTTGAGAGCATATCATCACAAGCAAGTCTCGGACGGGGAAAGCAAGAGAATCCTTCATCTGCAAAAGCCTCGTACACGTAGATAACAACTCCTCAATAGGAGGAAGTTGGAccatctcttcttcttcaagctGTTGAGTATTGTCACTTGCAATCGCTTCCTTTGTGTCTGATTCAGCATTATTCCCAAGGGACATGGCAAGCGCACGAGCAAGTTCATCGTCTTCTTGAGCATCCTCTGGATGGGAGAACAACCACTCCATTGCCAACTCCACACTATTTGATCCAACTTGCCTCAGAGCTTCTTCTGCACGAGCCCTGGAAAACCCCATCTCTACAATTGTTGAAATCGTAGTTTCATTAGGAGGGGGCCCAGTCACACGAGCACCAGCGTTGCTATTGACATTTTTCACTTCAATGCCAGAATAGACATGCCTTATGATAGAAATAACCGAAGTAATGAAATCATAACTGCAATCAACAAACTGGGGGTGAGTCCAAACAGGCAGCACAGCCTTCAGCACCATGGACTGAAGAACCTTCACAAAAGTCTCAGCATCCCGTGGAAAGGGAACATTGCCATTTGTCAGAGGTTGGGCAAGTAAGTGTTTTGTAAAAGGAGATAATATAAAAGACGAGGTCACCAGGTGGTCCATAAGCTTCCCATAGCTAGATAGAGGACCATAAATCCATGAATGATCATGATCTTCATTTTCATCCTGCTTTAAGATCCCATCATCAGTTTCCATGGGAGATGCAGGAGCCCTGTTGACAGCAAACAACAATTGACTGGTGGCTTCAAATGTTGTCAAAACTGATTGAATAACTCCATGTCCGTACAGGCAATTCAGCAAAACAGGATTACAGGAATCTGGCCTGTCCAGTAGAAAGCcatcaacaaaatcaataacctTACCAAAATACCGACACTTTGTTGATATCGAGGCCTCATTTCCAGAAGGATTAACAGGACCCCCAAAATTCATGTGATCCAGAGCAATAGATGCAAAAGTAGAGGCCACTGATTTTGAAGCAGGGGAAACATTCAAAATATCATCTCGTCGACGAGAAGGAAGCAACATTACCTTCCCCAACTCTTGAAACAAATGCGTAATATGAAAAGAAAGTGACCTCACCATGTCGCAGCAAGAAGTATAATAAGATCTCTGCTTATCAGGTCCCTTTCTACCAACATCCCCTGCAGCATCTGAAGAACCAGAATGATGGAATTGATTACTGGCTCCAAATCGCAAGTTTGAAGGACTATCAGTCCGTCTTTGTTGAGAACTGCTGGTACGACCAAGATCACGGTATATGtttaaaaggtcaaaaaaatGAGATTCAATACTCCATCCTGAAGTCCTCCTCCTCAGTAAAGGATCAAGGAACTGCCTGAAAGAGTTAAACCTTTGCTCTTCAGTTTCATTGGTTCTCAACTCAGACTGTTGTGACTCAGAGCTTGGAACAGCATCACCATCCTCAACCTCAGGCTTGACATCTTCAAGAAGCGAAATCTGCCACAGAACTTCTCGATGGACACGCCCAATATCCTCCAGAACATCCTTGCTACCATTTCCAAATTCTGTAAGCAACGCACTTGCCCAGCGGTTGTCTTTTGAGGCAGCAAGAAACAAAAGGAACTCAACAAGGAAAAGTGAAGAAAAGATTCCACCCTCCTGTGTCATCTTTGGATCCAGCAAAAAGGACTCTGAAACCATTCCAAATCCACTCAAAGCTTTTTTCAGATGGTCTCTGAGAGAGGAACAGAAAGCACGTGCCAGGGGAGCAGAGTGATTTTGAGTAAAACCTTTGAAAACCATAGTGCTATGCAAAGCAATAGACATTCCATCAAACGACTGCGCAATGCTAGGCCGTAAAAGAAGCTTCAGTAAAGCTTCAATTCCGGACTTCTCCACAAATAACCGACATGTTTCGGAGTTTTCCATTGTCCTGTGAACCAGTACCATCAAATGAAAGATGCACAGTTGGATGAATTGCTCATCATTGATCCCTTCTGCAGCCGAATCAACTGCAGCAACCAGAACACAATGGCCTTCATTTCCCTTGTCTTCAGAATCCATTTCCATTGCAGTGCTGCCAGTTAATTTCCCTGATGACCCTGCGCAGTTACTGTCCCCAAAAGAagcaattttattaataatttctaTAATAATATCAACACCAGTGCTTCTCAGAGAAGATACATGGCGCAAAAGCTCTTCCACTGCATTTGCCAATGGAACAATAGCATCATTCATCGCTGTAACATATTTCTTACAGGTGAAAATCTCAACAAGGAACCGTAATGCGGAATCTCCTTTCACTGCCTCTAAGCCTTTGGCATTGAGACAAATGGCACCAAGACCATTAGGAACACATGTAAGAGCCTTTGACGAAGGAAGTATACCAGATACTACCGATGATAAAAATGCTGCTGGAAGACCCATTTCTTGCAAAGAAGGGAAACAAGTTGGGTCTTTGTGGATAATCTCACTCATAACAGTCACAGCTGAGTAATAAATGTCACCTCCAAATTTATCCACATTGCCAAATATCAGCGACAAAGTAGCAGGTAAAGAACTTTCATGGGAGTGCTGGGATCTAGTAGGGTTACTAGGGGCATAGGTAGCAGAGCCAAGTGCCTTCAGTGAAACCTTAATGAGCCTCTTCTGCGAGTACAGCTGATCATCACTGTGTCTTGAGCTCTCACCAACTATCATTGAACTATCAATTGGCCCGGCCGAACCAATAACCCGATGGACTTCTATCTGCAGTCTCTGAGCCAAAAGCTCGACTCCCCCCAACTCTTTAAACAAGGAAACAGCTGAACTACTGTAATCCATGAGCTTTTGTAGAGTTTTAACAGCATAACAGACAAGATGCATGTGTGTAGGATCAGAATCCTCCAAAAGAGGTAGGAATGTAGGAACCATGCCTGACCCCCTAATATTACTCCCTGAACTTGAGGATGAAACAACATGGAGTAAATAGAACTGAAGAAGTGCTTCGACAAAGGCAAGAGATGATGGATCATTGGATGTCTTCAGCAACAAAACAGCCTTCTGAAGCACATTCAGGAGTATCATGCGGTTCCCCCCAGCAAAACTGATACTAGATCCACTCAAAATCCGTGCCCGTTCATGAGATGATGTATATGCAGCTAACTGAGCCCCCAAGGCAAACATTGCAAGAGTCCTAATGGTTCCAGAGACAGCTTCTTCAGACCGCACAATCCTGATTAACTCATTTGTATACTCTGGCTCATTAGCAAAAAATGACACAAGTTCATCATGAGCATCATTAGACTGAACAAGTACTATGAATGCAAGAAGGCAGATCCTGCTGTACAGCCTGCATATTCTGGGAGAACGGAAGGCATGAGCATATCTAATTCTGGTCATCAAAGAAAACCGGAGCTCAGGAGGTACATTGTACTGCTCAATGCATTGTTTCAAAAGTAACAGATCGTCCTCCTTGTGTAAATGCAGATCCGGTATCTGTATAACCGCCAAACTAGAAGCATTTTGATTGCCTCTATTTTCCTCAGTACTCTGGGCATTAACCCCGTGCATTTCAAAATAAAGGGTAGAGCCTATCCGGCAATGAGACTTGTCACAGTCATTTTCAACATCAGATGGGAACAAACAAAGCCCTTCGTCTTGGGTTCTCTCATTTGCCATTACACATGAATACAAACCCAAGCCCTCTTCCTTGCTTCCCCACCCCTGTGCTAGACACAATAGATAGCTGTTTACTGAGCCACAACCAATTAATTTCCCACCTCCATGCAGCTTGGATGGGTTTATTTTCACAAGTGCAGAAAGAGTTTCTAGTGTAGCTATAAGAATCTCTGGATCTGTTGATGCAAGCAGGAGCTTGAAATTCTGGAAAGGGGAGAGAGTATAATATGTAAGGCAATAACCAGTTGCAGATCATTATACAAGTATGTAGCACCTAAAGCTAACAAGGCTTCAAGTAAATCATTCTCAGATAAACAGTTCCACATCCAACTCTAGTCAGTAAAACTAATGACTTGTGACATAAAATCAACATACCTCTAAGCCATCAAAAGAACTCTTGTTATGGCAATTCTCTAAAATTGTTTGCATTACTCGTAAAATTTGTAGAATTGCATGTTTTGGAAATGGACTATCATCTTCTAAAATTTTATCTGACAAGAGGAGGTCGTTCCTAGAAGAAAGGTATGTCTTGAAATATGTATCAAAATGCAGAAACAGCGGCCTCCAATGGTGAAAGTTCCCCTGTATTAAaagcaacaaataaataaaagaaagaaaaacaaaaaactatatACAGCAGAAGTAGCATGCTATTACCTTACTGTACTCCCAACGAAAACCTGAAAGAGGTATAGCTATATCTTGTAACGGACACTGGATCACCTTATCGATAAACGCTTTGATTTTGGGAGGCTGcaagtgataaaaaaaaaggtccaactTTTTAGGACATTAAAGatacaataagaaaaaaataaataaatggaaagGACTCATTCGTGTCAATTCATCCCCCCATAAGGAATCAATTCATTTATCCAATATTTCCCAAGATAAGCTAGCAGCACTCCCTAGTGTGAAGGAGACAAATCTACTCTGCAGTCCTGACACCATGCAAGGGATGCACAGGCCTAAGTTACACAGCCAGAAaatgcataatatatatactgTAATTTTACTGCAATGATACCACTTTGGTAAATTCAACCCATGAAGTAATCAATTTTACTACAATTGTTTTGGTCATGTGTATATGTGCTACCAACATGAATCGTTTTTTATAGACAATACTTGGTAGGACTCGCCACCTCTTCCtccattttttgtttgtggGGAGGATGAGATGTCATTTGGTCCAACAACCATTGGCAAAGACAAAATGGGGAAATTAGCTATCAACATGTGTTGTTTCAGATAAAGTATTGCCATGGATAAGAGTTTGGTCAGATGAAAAATGCTTCATTATGCCAAAAAATTATGCCAGCCAAATTTGAATCCCACCACATGCATACACCAATAGCTGCAGAATAAAGAATGACTCAGAAAAGAAGCTTCAATGGGATCTCTAGAACACACaaacatgaagaaaaataagtaaaaacaCAGTAAAGCAATATAAAATTATCGAATCAATATTTATATCCATAGGAGCTTGGGAAAACAAGTGCTAGCTTAAACAAAATGTAGGTGCCAATATCTGAACAAATCCTATTAAACTCTCAAAATTAAGCACTCCCTCTATCTCAAAGCAGGTGATGCGGTTTGAAATGGCACGATTTAaatgaaaaaggcaaaaatatagTTTTCCTAAAATATCCTTTACATTAGAAGTAGCACGAATTATTATAAGAATCTTGTTTGCTTTCTGAAAAAAATGCGAGGTAAATACAGGAAATTCAAGAAGTATGAACTTCCACTTTTGAAAAGTTTCAAATATTTTGAGCCATCCCAAAAACGAAAGGTATCATCTATTTTCATACGGATGGAAAAGTATATAAAGACATTAAAACATTAACCAACTTCAGATAGCAGaactaaattaaagaaattaaaaactacatttgtaggtatgtatttgtatttaaatcaCAATCTAGTGTGAAAgtcatttttgaaaaatggaa encodes the following:
- the LOC132189315 gene encoding E3 ubiquitin-protein ligase UPL2-like codes for the protein MTSIRSSLPSRLRQLLSGEGSLVPSVKLDSETPPKIKAFIDKVIQCPLQDIAIPLSGFRWEYSKGNFHHWRPLFLHFDTYFKTYLSSRNDLLLSDKILEDDSPFPKHAILQILRVMQTILENCHNKSSFDGLENFKLLLASTDPEILIATLETLSALVKINPSKLHGGGKLIGCGSVNSYLLCLAQGWGSKEEGLGLYSCVMANERTQDEGLCLFPSDVENDCDKSHCRIGSTLYFEMHGVNAQSTEENRGNQNASSLAVIQIPDLHLHKEDDLLLLKQCIEQYNVPPELRFSLMTRIRYAHAFRSPRICRLYSRICLLAFIVLVQSNDAHDELVSFFANEPEYTNELIRIVRSEEAVSGTIRTLAMFALGAQLAAYTSSHERARILSGSSISFAGGNRMILLNVLQKAVLLLKTSNDPSSLAFVEALLQFYLLHVVSSSSSGSNIRGSGMVPTFLPLLEDSDPTHMHLVCYAVKTLQKLMDYSSSAVSLFKELGGVELLAQRLQIEVHRVIGSAGPIDSSMIVGESSRHSDDQLYSQKRLIKVSLKALGSATYAPSNPTRSQHSHESSLPATLSLIFGNVDKFGGDIYYSAVTVMSEIIHKDPTCFPSLQEMGLPAAFLSSVVSGILPSSKALTCVPNGLGAICLNAKGLEAVKGDSALRFLVEIFTCKKYVTAMNDAIVPLANAVEELLRHVSSLRSTGVDIIIEIINKIASFGDSNCAGSSGKLTGSTAMEMDSEDKGNEGHCVLVAAVDSAAEGINDEQFIQLCIFHLMVLVHRTMENSETCRLFVEKSGIEALLKLLLRPSIAQSFDGMSIALHSTMVFKGFTQNHSAPLARAFCSSLRDHLKKALSGFGMVSESFLLDPKMTQEGGIFSSLFLVEFLLFLAASKDNRWASALLTEFGNGSKDVLEDIGRVHREVLWQISLLEDVKPEVEDGDAVPSSESQQSELRTNETEEQRFNSFRQFLDPLLRRRTSGWSIESHFFDLLNIYRDLGRTSSSQQRRTDSPSNLRFGASNQFHHSGSSDAAGDVGRKGPDKQRSYYTSCCDMVRSLSFHITHLFQELGKVMLLPSRRRDDILNVSPASKSVASTFASIALDHMNFGGPVNPSGNEASISTKCRYFGKVIDFVDGFLLDRPDSCNPVLLNCLYGHGVIQSVLTTFEATSQLLFAVNRAPASPMETDDGILKQDENEDHDHSWIYGPLSSYGKLMDHLVTSSFILSPFTKHLLAQPLTNGNVPFPRDAETFVKVLQSMVLKAVLPVWTHPQFVDCSYDFITSVISIIRHVYSGIEVKNVNSNAGARVTGPPPNETTISTIVEMGFSRARAEEALRQVGSNSVELAMEWLFSHPEDAQEDDELARALAMSLGNNAESDTKEAIASDNTQQLEEEEMVQLPPIEELLSTCTRLLQMKDSLAFPVRDLLVMICSQNDGQYRSNVISFLVDRLKDCKSIYESGNCATLSALFHVLALILHEDEGSREVATKNGLVAVASDLLLQWCSGPVPEKCQVPMWVTTAFLAIDRLLQVDRKLNSEIVEQLKQDDVNSQQTSICIDEDKQTRLQSALGLVPKHTDINEQKRLIEIACSCIRNQLPSETMHAVLQLCSTLTRTHSVAVSFLDAGGLSLLLSLPTTSLFPGYDNLAANIIRHVLEDPQTLQQAMESEIRHSFLAAPNRHSNGRVTPRNFLSNLNSVISRDPVVFMQAAQSVCQVEMVGERPERPYIVLLKDRDKDKCKEKEKEKEKSLEKEKAQTTDGKVALGNVNSVASGNGHGKSHDLNSKGFKVHRKSPQSFINVIELLLDSVCTFIPPLKDDVVTDVLDTPSSTDMDIDVAAIKGKGKAVATISEENEAVGDEASASLAKIVFILKLLTEILLMYASSVHILLRKDAEVGSCRAALEKAPTGVCPGGIFHHILHKFLLYSKSLKKDKKLDTDWRHKLATRASQFLVASCVRSTEARRRVLTEINNIFNDFVDSCNGFSPPGNNIPAFVDLLNDVLGGRTPTGSYILAEASATFIDVGLLRSLTRTLQVLDLDHADSPKVVTGVIKALELVTKEHIHSADSNVGKGDNSTKPPDLTQTVRRDNTGDISQSMETATQFNHDSVPADNVESYNPVQTYGGSEAVTDDMEHDQDLDGGFGPTAGDDYMHETSDDVRGVENGIDTVGIQFEIQRHGQENLDEDDDEEMSGDDGDEVDEDEDEDDEEHNDLEEDEVHHLPHPDTDQDDHEIDDDDFDEEIMEEEEEDDEDDEDGVILRLEEGINGINVLDHIEVFGRENSFSNETLHVMPVEVFGSRREGRTTSIYSLLGRTGDNVTPSRHPLLLGPSSSMHSASPRQSENARDIVLSDRNLESTSSRLDSIFRSLRNGRHGHRLNLWLDDNQQSGGSNASVVLHGLEDLLVSQLRRPTTELPSDQNTTVQEPQSKGEVSQLQESEAGARPIDLENNEDSNVSPPTVAINSSINARPAASESLQGTDASSTQSQSVDMQFEHNDAAVRDVEAVSQASSGSGATLGESLRSLDVEIGSADGHDDGGERQASADRMPLGDPQAARARRTNVSFGNSTPVGGRDASLHSVSEVPEGSSREADQDGPAAEQQINSDTGSGAIDPAFLDALPEELRAEVLSAQQGQVAQPSNAEQQNAGDIDPEFLAALPPDIRAEVLAQQQAQRLHQSQELEGQPVEMDTVSIIATFPSDLREEVLLTSSDAILANLTPALVAEANMLRERFAHRYSRTLFGMYSRNRRGETSRRGDGIGSSLERAGGSIARRSIGAKLVEADGAPLVDTDALHAMIRLLRVVQPLYKGQLQRLLLNLCAHQETRTSLVKILMDMLMLDRRKHINNLIANEPSYRLYACQSNVMYSRPQSFDGVPPLVSRRILETLTYLSRNHPSVAKILLQFRLPHPALLETQNTDQVRGKAVMVVEEDEMDRSEHQEGYISIALLLGLLNQPLYLRSIAHLEQLLNLLEVIIDNAESKSDLSDKSGESASEHTSGPEILASDVGMNRESGQISSEAAATSKDVDSSKPTTSGGQKEFDTRIVLLSLPQAELRLLCSLLAREGLSDNAYALVAEVMKKLVANAPIHCHLFVTELAGAIQNLTTSAMDELRMFGEAVEALLSTTSSDGAAILRVLQALSSLVNLLSEKENDLQIPPEKEYTAALSQMRDINAALEPLWLDLSTCISKIETYSDSAPDLATSSKISTSKPSGVMTPLPAGSQNILPYIESFFVVCEKLHPMQPGSSHDFSVAAVSEVEDPSLNSQHKTSGHALKADEKHIAFVKFSEKHRKLLNAFIRQNPGLLEKSFSLMLKVPRFIDFDNKRAHFRSKIKHQHEHHHSPLRISVRRAYILEDSYNQLRMRSTQELKGRLTVHFQGEEGIDAGGLTREWYQLLSRVIFDKGALLFTTVGNESTFQPNPNSVYQTEHLSYFKFVGRVVGKALLDGQLLDVHFTRSFYKHILGVKVTYHDIEAIDPDYYKNLKWMLENDISDVLDLTFSIDADEEKLILYERTEVTDYELIPGGRNIKVTEENKHQYVDLVAEHRLTTAIRPQINAFLEGFNELIARELISIFNDKELELLISGLPDIDLDDMRSNTEYSGYSPASPVIQWYWEVVQGFSKEDKARLLQFVTGTSKVPLEGFSALQGISGSQKFQIHKAYGSPEHLPSAHTCFNQLDLPEYPSKQHLEERLLLAIHEGNEGFGFG